A genomic stretch from Candidatus Poribacteria bacterium includes:
- a CDS encoding phytanoyl-CoA dioxygenase family protein — protein MEKIKELRISNDAMNDPEELRHRISEEGYLFFKCLQDPDKLWALRREMLTTMQKGGWLVAGTDPMDGIADISTQCTEGDPEYTDVYHEVYKLEAFHRSGHWHEVVDMVEKIVGREVLPHPQKIARLWFPKYTAHTTPIHQDFVHFQGNFQTYTCWAPVGDCPIELGGLAVLPGSHKINKVMEHHFSLGAGSLCVNEDELSGEWHSTNYEVGDTLIFPALTIHKALPNLTEDRLRVSLDNRYQAVDDPIAEHMLEPHLNIFNSLTWEHVYQNWESDAFQYYWKDLDLTVIPRDFSYGNKGFEEALELAKGGDERAILHLNRALKRDTTTELAQRAAAVLQEVEIGAAD, from the coding sequence ATGGAAAAAATAAAAGAACTTCGCATATCCAACGATGCGATGAACGATCCAGAAGAGTTGCGGCACCGGATCTCAGAAGAAGGGTATCTCTTCTTCAAGTGCCTACAAGATCCCGACAAACTCTGGGCGTTACGGCGAGAGATGCTAACGACAATGCAGAAGGGCGGTTGGCTCGTCGCGGGGACCGACCCGATGGACGGCATCGCTGATATTTCGACCCAATGTACCGAAGGCGATCCCGAATATACAGACGTGTACCATGAAGTCTATAAATTAGAAGCGTTCCACCGTTCCGGTCACTGGCACGAAGTCGTCGATATGGTGGAAAAGATTGTCGGTAGAGAGGTGCTACCGCATCCGCAAAAGATTGCGCGCCTCTGGTTCCCGAAGTACACGGCACATACAACCCCGATCCATCAAGATTTCGTCCACTTCCAAGGCAATTTCCAGACCTATACCTGTTGGGCACCCGTCGGAGATTGTCCGATTGAGTTAGGTGGCTTAGCAGTCCTACCCGGATCACATAAGATCAACAAGGTCATGGAACACCACTTTTCGCTCGGTGCTGGCAGTCTCTGCGTTAATGAGGACGAATTGTCGGGTGAATGGCACTCCACGAACTATGAAGTTGGCGATACCCTTATTTTCCCGGCTTTGACGATCCACAAGGCACTGCCAAATTTGACCGAAGACCGACTTCGCGTGTCGCTCGACAACCGCTATCAGGCTGTCGATGACCCGATCGCTGAGCACATGCTTGAACCGCACCTGAATATTTTCAACTCCCTTACGTGGGAACATGTCTATCAGAATTGGGAGTCCGATGCGTTCCAGTATTATTGGAAAGACCTTGACTTGACGGTCATCCCAAGAGATTTCAGTTACGGAAACAAAGGATTTGAGGAAGCTTTAGAACTGGCAAAAGGTGGAGACGAACGCGCTATCTTACACTTAAATCGGGCACTCAAGCGGGATACTACAACTGAGTTGGCACAACGGGCAGCAGCAGTTTTGCAGGAGGTTGAGATCGGGGCAGCCGATTAA